The DNA sequence ATATCTCCTATAGCTCCATGAGTAGAAGGTGCATTTACTATTAATCTACCTGCCTGAACCTTTTCAGCAAACTCAGTAATAATGTCATCATCATTTGAATGAATAACTGCTGAATGTCCTAATCCTCCAAACTCTGTCATTTCTATAGACCTCTTGATTCCTTCTTTATAGTCTTTTACTTTATAGCAAGCTAACACTGGGCTTAATTTTTCTCTAGATAATGGATATTTAGGTCCTACCCCTTCTAATTCTGCAATTAAAATTTTTGTATCTTTAGGTACATTTATTCCTGCCATTTTAGCAATTGTATAAGCACTTTGACCAACTATTGCTGGGTTTATAGAGTCCTTTTCTTTGTTGATAGCTACTTCTTCTAATTTCTTGATTTCATCTTTACTTAAGAAATAGCAATTATATTCTTTCATTAAATGAACTACATTGTGATATATAGCTTCATCTATGATTACAGCTTGCTCTGAAGCACAAATCATACCGTTGTCAAATGTTTTAGAAAGTATTAAATCCGTTACTGCCTGTCTAATATCTGCTGTCTTTTCTATATAGCAAGGTACGTTACCTGCACCTACGCCAAGGGCTGGTTTTCCTGATGAATATGCTGACTTAACCATCCCTGGTCCACCTGTTGCTAGTATCAAAGATACCCCTTCATGTGTCATAAGTGAATTAGTAGCCTCTATTGAAGGCTCTTCTATCCATTGGATACAGTTTTCTGGAGCTCCTGCTTTAATAGCAGCATCCCTTACTATCCTTGCAGCCTCTGCAGAGCATTTTTGAGCTGAAGGATGGAAACTAAATATGATAGGATTTCTTGTTTTCATTGCTATAATTGCTTTAAACATAGTAGTAGAAGTAGGATTTGTTACAGGAGTAACTCCAGCTATAACTCCTATAGACTCTGCAACTAGTGAATAACCTTCTTCATTATTTTCTTCTATAACCCCTACTGTTTTATCGTATTTTATACTATGGTATATATATTCTGTAGCAAAAATGTTCTTAGTCGCTTTATCCTCATATACTCCTTTATTTGTTTCCTCTACGGCTATTTTTGCTAGATACATATGCTTATCTAATCCAGCTAATGCCATTTCTTTAACAATATTATCGATTTGATCTTGGTCTAACTCCATGAACTCTTCTCTAGCTTTATTAGCTTTAGCAACTAACTCATCAATTCTGTCTTTAACATTCTTTTTTTGTTGTACCTTTTGTGCCATATATGACCCTCCCGAAACTTTGTTATTTATTTAACATTATTCGTTTATATTTTAACAATGCAATAAATGTCAGTCAAACTATATCTGTATAATTATAAGTTAGAAATCGAGAGGGAAAATGTTTTATTTTTAATTTCACTTCTTTAGTTGATATTTTTTGGATGTATTAAGGTTAATTTAACAGTATTTTGATTATATTGGTGTTAAATTATTAACAATTTTAATGCTAATGTAAACTTTTCCTAGGACTATAAAATTATATTTAGTACCATTAGACATATTTAAATAGATAAATAGTAGCACTATATTTGAGGTCTGCTTCCCATAGATTTTTAACTAATTTTTATATAAATTATAAATAAGAAAAAGTATATACTTTTATATTAATTATTAAAGTATATAACTCCTAGGAAGAACATATAAGGGGTGATATAAATGCAAAGGGGTATATGTGAATCCTGTGGAACATTTTATATAAAAAGGCATGAAACTCAATCTATGTGTGATACTTGTACACAACAATATGAAAAGGTAAGAAACTATATATTTAATAATAATCCAGCTACAATAATGAGTATATATTTAGACACTAGAGTACCAATTAAATTAATTAATCAATTCATAAATAAAGAGAAAATCGCTTTTGCTGACAGATAATAATATAATAATTTTTATAAGAGTCTTTCCTTTAACGCCAACCTAGTGCTTATTTGATAATATATGAAAAGACTCTTATATTTATTGATTTTTTCTTAAAATAATTTTATTCTAAAAAATTATTTTCTATTAGCCAGCTCAATGTTAACCTTTTGACCTTTTATAGTATTATTTTTCATACTATTTAATACTTGCTTTCCATACTCTTTAGGTACCTCTACAAATGTATATTTATCGTGTATATCAATACTTCCAATTAAATTTCCTGGAATTTCAGCATTATCTGATATTGCTCCAACTACATCACCTGGTCTTATTTTTTTCTTTTTACCAACATTAATGAATAATCTTACCATATCGGACTCTACTTTATTATCATCTAACTGCAACTTATTATCTTCACTTTTTTCTTGACCTTTTCCCATAGTCATTTTTAATAGTGCAGCAGCTATATCAATAGCTGTATAGTCATCGTCTAAAAGCTTTTCAATATTACTAATTTCATTACTTAAATTTTCATTTTCAATAATGTGTATTATTTTATCTAGTATAATTGACGCTTTGCTTTCTTCCACCTCTCTAATAGAAGGTATTCGTTCCCTTTTTATCTTTGTTTTTGTATATTTCTGTATGTTTTTTAGCTTATATATTTCTTTACCTACAACAAATGTAAAAGCTTTACCAGTTCGTCCAGCTCTACCTGTACGTCCAATTCTATGAACATAATATTCTTCATCCTGTGGTACATCATAATTAAATACTATTTCTATATCATCCACATCTATACCCCTAGCAGCTACATCTGTTGCAACTAAAATCTCTGTATTTCCCATTCTAAAACTATTCATAACTCTATCCCTTTGTCGCTGCTTCATATCACCATGAAGACCATCTGCAAAATATCCTCTTCCCTGTAATCGAAGCACTAATTCATCTACCTGCTTTTTTGTGTTACAAAATACTAATGATAATTTGGGGTTGTGTATATCTATCAATCGAGTTAAAACTTCGAATTTATTTCTTTGTTTCATCTCAAAATAGTATTGTTCTATACTTGGTACAGTTAAGTTTTTATGAACTACTTTTATAAACTCAGGCTTATTTTGGTATGTTTTAGCTATTTGTAAAATAGCTTTTGGCATTGTAGCTGAAAATAAAATAGTTTGCCTATCTTTTGGTGTAGCTTTTAAAATTGTTTCTATATCTTCTCTAAATCCCATATTTAACATCTCATCTGCTTCATCAAGTACTGCCAACCTTAAATTAGTCATTTTTAATGTTTTTCGTCTCATATGGTCCATAACACGACCTGGAGTCCCTATAACTATCTGAACTCCTCTTTTTAAAGCATGTATTTGCCGGTTAATTGGCTGACCTCCATAAATAGGCAAAATTTTAATCTTTTTCATATATTTTGCTAGTCTTTTTATTTCTTCAGCAACTTGGATTGCTAATTCCCTAGTAGGACATAAAACTAAAGCCTGTATGTTCTTGTTATTAGCATCTATCATCTCTAAAATAGGAATTCCAAATGATGCTGTTTTCCCTGTACCCGTTTGTGCCTGCCCCACTATATCTTTGCCTTCTAGAATTTGAGGTATAGATTTAGTTTGAATTGGTGTTGCCTCCTCAAATCCCATATCTTTAATCGCTCTCTTTAGCTTTGATGATATTTGTAGATTGTCAAATTGTACTGTTTTCATTTAATTACCTCTCTTTTCATTAATTAATAAAAAAGCCGTGAATGAATACTATTCATTCACAGCTTTTTAAACTATTTATTGTATAGTATTTAATCTTATTATACAGCATTTCATATATAATCTCAAATTATTGAAATTTTATATACTCAATACCTACTTAACTTTAATTTTAATTTCCTTTTCTATAATATTGAGATAATGGGTTGTTTTTAAGGTGATTGGATTTTGACATTCTTTCCACTGGAATCTTTAAATCAAATGAGTCAAGGGACTGTCCCCCTGACTCATTTTTGTAAAAAGTTTTTATAATAAATCTTTTCTACCTCATTTAATTTTAATGGCTTACTGAATAAATACCCTTGGATATAGTCACAGTTGCCCTTTCTTAGTCTTTTATACTGCTCCATTCTCTCTATTCCTTCTGCTACAACCTTTAGCTTTAAGCTATGGGCAAGGGTGATTAGACTATCCATCACCTTAATATTTTCCATTTCCAAAAACTTATCAATTAAGCATTTATCAAGTTTAATTTTATCTACGGGTATGAATGTTAAGTAATTGAAGGATGAATAACCTGTCCCAAAATCATCTAGAGATAGACTAACACCTAAATCCTTTAATTGATTGAGGATTTTTATAGTTTCTACTTGATTTTTTACTAATACCCTCTCGGTAATTTCAATTTCAAGATATGATAGCTCAACACCATATTCATCTAATACTCCTTTTAAAAATTTTAAAAGGTTATTGTCATAAAGCTGTTTAGGTGATAGGTTTATGGCTATTGGCTTTAGTTCCCGTCCTTCTTTCTTCCATTGACTTAACTGTCTTACTGCTTCTTTTATAACAAATTTTCCTATAGATAAAATTAAATCTGACCTTTCTGCTATTGGTATAAATATTGCCGGAGAAATATTTTTGTCTTTAAGTCTTAAAAGTGCCTCAAAGGATGCTACATCTCCAGTATGTGTATTTATAATAGGTTGATATACTAAATTAAAGTCTTCATTTGAAATAGCCTTTCTGATAATAGTTTCTACTTCTATTTTTTCATTAAACTGATTCATCATTTCCTGATTGAAAAAAGTATATCTGTTTTTGCCTGTTATTTTAGCTTGATACATCGATATATCTGCCCTCATTAATATATCATCTATAGTGTTGCTATCATTAGGATATCGAACAATACCGATACTTGCTGAAATAGAGTCTTCAATCTCAGTTATTACAATATTATGTTGTAACGCTAATAGTATATTATCTGCATACTCTTCAAGCTCAATAGGGTCATCTTGATTTTTTATAAGTATTAAGAACTCATCTCCCCCAAAACGAAATACAGTCATTTTGTCTTCAGCTATATCAACTAAAATCCCAGCAACCTTTTTAATCAGTTCATCCCCATATGCATGACCTAAAGAATCATTTACTTTTTTAAAATTATCTAAATCAAGTAACATTACTGTTCCCTTTTTGTTGTTTTCAATTTCTTCTTTTAAAATATCTATAAATTTTCTTCTATTAGGCAAATGGGTTAATGAGTCGTGATAGGCAAGAAACTTAATCTTTTCCTCTTGCTTTCTTATTTGACTGATTTCTACCAATACACCATGTAACGCCTTTACGTCTCCATCTCTATTTGTTACACCTTTACCACTAACCAAAAACCATCTTACTTTCCCGTCTTTGTCTATAATACGGACTTGACAATAAATCTGCTCCTTTTCTCCCCTTTTATACCTTTTGTAATCCCGTAATAGTACATTTTTATCTTCAGGTACAACAACTTTGTCTAACACTTCATAAATATTACTGGTCTCATCAAGATCTATGGATACTAATTTTGCAAAGTTCTCAGATAGATATACCCTTTCATCCTCTGCATCTACTTCCCAAATACCACTATCTATACCTTTAATAGCAATCTCATATTTTTGTTTTAATTCTTCTAAATACTCAGTATACCTTTGTATTTCTGCATACTGGGTTTGTAGTTCTTCTTCTCCGGCTATTAATTGATGTACAATTGCCTCTAAGTCCTCATTCACCAACTCTAATTCCTCTTTATATCTAATTTTTTCTGTTATGTCTGTATAAATTGCATATCCACCCTCTATTTGGTTTCCCACTCTTACTAAAATCCCTCTTATATTTACATATATAGGGTCTTCTGTCTTTTTATATCTAATATCTTCAACATCTACTATACCTTTTCTAAATAGTTCAATAGTTTTTTCCTTTGCCTTATTTCTTTTCTCAACAGGCATAACCATATCATCTAAGTCCTTCCCGATACATTCTTCATAGGAATATCCAAAGAGTTTAACAAATGTTTTATTAACCTCTAATATTTTATAGTCTTTATCAAAATAGACAATACCATCAGGGCTATTTTGGAAGAGTACTTGATATCTTTTTTGTATTTCCATGTTAAGATTCCACCTTTACTTTAAACTTTATAAACAGTAAATTAATACCTTTTGAATAAAAAGGCTTTATTCCCTTTATTATTGTACCAGATATAATCATAGGCTTTTCGTGCTATCATTATACCCCTTCCCCGTTCACTAAATGTAAATTCAATAGGAGGCATAGTAAACACTATATCTTTCCAATTGAAACCGGCACCTTCATCTTCTACGCTTATTTGAATAAATTCTTCATAAACATCAATATTAATCTCAACCCTTTTATCTTTCCTCATCCTATTACCATGTTCTATAGCATTAATCAATATTTCCATCAATCCTATCCACAATTCTTCTATATTGTTACAATAGAATTTTAAGAACTCTTCTATTTTTGGTCTTATTTCATATATCTCATCCATATCATTATTAATTATGTTGTGGAAACTATTTAAAGGATGTTTTTTTCTTTGAATTACTAGTATAGTTACATCATCCTTTCCCTGATTCTTTCCTGTAAATTTTAGAAAATCATACTTAACTTGACTAATAATCAACTCAGGTGGCATTTTATAATTATTAATTAGTAAATCTTTAATTCTTTCTTCTCCGTAAATTTCACCTGACACAAATTCTTCAATTAATCCATCAGTGGTAAGAAACATAGTATCTCCAATTTCTAAAACAATTTTTTCTTCTTTCATATTACTAAAATCGTAATACTCTCTATCAAGTGCATTAGAAATAGGCAATCCAATTTTGGGAAGTCTTTTTAGCTTTCCATTGTTATACACAACCAAAGGGGGATAATGTAAACCCATATTAGATAAACGTATTTCCATAGAATTGGTATCAATAAGTCCTAGACAAATACAAATGAAATAATCCTCTGGGAAATTTTCATGACAATACTGTTCGTAGATAAATTGTACTATTTCCTTTACTGAGGTTAATTTTTCTCCTATATTATTTAGGGATAGTAGATAGCTATTTATGGTTTCGCGAACAAATATACTAAGTAGAGCACCATCAAGTCCATGACCAGTTATGTCTACTAGGTAAAATAAAACCTTATCGTCTATGTGGATAATATTATAAAAATCTCCACCTAGATTGCCAGCAGGTGTATAATCAGCAGCAAATACTATATGCTTTAAAACTGGAAATCTATCAGGTAGAAAATGGGTATGAATTTTTTTCGCTTTTTCTAAATTCTGCACTACTTTTTGTTGAGCTATTTCAATTTCTCGGTATGATTTATTCAAACGTGCAATATAATTATTAATTACATCTTCATACCTTTTTCGTTCTAATGCATTTACAAATATATCGGAAATCACTTGAAACAACTCGATTATTTCATCTGACCAACAACTGCTTAACTTCCCTATATTAAATCCTAAAACACCGATTAATTTTTCTTTAGAATACATAGATAATAAAATAAGTAACTTAGTATCCTCTAAAAATAAAATTTCTCTTAAGTCTTCTTCAAAGGATAGATTTTCATCCCTATTTATTTTTAGAATCTTTTTATCTTTCATTTTCTCTATAAATAAAGGTATCTGCTGTGCTTTTATACTCTTCTTTTTAATTCTTCCTTTATACTCATCTTTTAAATACCATTCATATTCCATTTTCATTTTGTTGTCATCATCGGATATTAGCATTATAAAGCTATGATTTGCATTTGCAAATTCACTTATTTTTTTTAAAGAGTTAATTATTCCTTTATCAATTTCATCTGCAGACAAGTTAATAAAATTAGCTGCCATTTTAATAATTAGTTGTTCTAATTTCATTCTACTTTTTAGTCTGTCTTCTAAAACTTTACGTTTAGTTATATCTCTTATATTGAATTCTGAAGCAATTACTTTATTAGAGTTTATATCAGTTATCAATTTACCTGCTGATTCCACCCATATATAACTACCATCTTTTCTCTGCATACGATATTGAAGCATTCCTTCACTTATTTCTATTGGATACTCTTTAGCAGCTTTTTTTATCTTATCTACATCATCGGGATGTATTCCTTTAAAAATACTTTCTCCTATTAATTCCTCTGAGCTATAACCTAGTATTCTTTCAAATGAAGGGCTTATATACTGGTATGTAAGCTTTGTATCTACTTGACATACCATATCTGTCATATTATCTGTTATTTGCTTTAGAGTATCTCTACTTTCAGCCAACTCAATATACTTGATGGAACGATCGATAGCATTACCAAAAATTTGTCCCGTAATTTTTAATAGTGATATTATATCTTCTGACCATTGCCTTTCCTCTGTTACAGAATCTAAACCGAAAAAACCAAGTAATTTTCCTTCACATGAAATAGGCACAACCAATACAGACTGTATATCCTGCTCTTTAAGTATCTCTTTCTCTGTTGCTGCCCCTTTAGGCATATTGTCCACAGACTTAATATTTATATGTTCGAAATTGTTAAGCTTACTCATCCACCATGGAAATGTTTGTGAAGGTAAGTCTTGTAGCATATCCTTCTGTGGCTCTATTCCTTCTTTACACCACTCATGGGTATTATCCATAATCATATTATCGTTTCTAAGCAGGAAAATATAAACCCTATCTACATCTACAAATTCACCTATTTCTTTAAGAGCATAATTTATTCCATCATCTAATTCCTCTGGTAATAAGTTTACAAAATAGGTCGAAAAACTAGTAATTAATCTTTCAAACTTCCTATAATAATCTATCTCTCCCCGCTTCCTATCTATTTTCTCAAATAAACTACCTAAATAAATACTGATAAATAATCCTAGGCCAATACTACGAATTAAGGATGTAGTAGGATATTTTTCAGCCGATAAACTAAAAATAATTAAAATAATAGATATATATACAAAAGAATGTATACCGGTCCTTCTCCTTCTCTTAATACTAACTACCGAAATTATATAACTTATAGAGATTAATTCATGAATTATAGGCTTTGTAAAGTATAATGAAATTGGAGCAATTAAGCTCAATAATACAATTATTATATTCACTTTCTTTTCGTTATCAAATACTTTTAATTTTATTCCCATAAAAAACCCCCGATAGTATAATTAAAAAAGCGTTAATTCCCCCGCATTAGAATCCATTGAAGAGCCATCCTGTTCTAAAAAGTTATTTGCTATTTCCCTCTCTAAATAGGTTGTAAATTGATTTACTATTTCCTTTAAACTACTACTTTTTAAGTCCCAACTATCTATATCGCTATTAGCTAAAATATTTTCCCACTCATCGTTTAACCTTTGACAACTTATATCAATTGTTTTTGTTAACTCACTTCCTATTTTTCTAATTCTCTCAGTTTCCCTTAATTTAAATGATACTTTAATAAGGTTTTCCTCTAAATATTCAATATCCTTGTACAAAGCCAATATTGCTTCATTAATAATTTTATTAGTCATGTCAATTCTCTCCATAGAACTCTCGACTTTGTCAATCACTAAATCTACTCTATTTTGATTGTCTAACATCACCTCTTCAAACCTGTTTAATTCCCCTTCTAGTAAAGTCTTTAATCTTAGAAATACCTCTGTATTCTCAGTAGTTATATTGACTATCCTGTCCATTATTTTTTCAAGTTGATTAGTAAATCCATCGTCGTTACTGTTTCCCTCTCCCATACGTGCTAATTCTATCCGAGCTAACAACTCTATTTTTCTTAATCTCTTTATACTGTTTTTTATTTGCACTATTTCATCACTCAAATGATTGATATAATTTGAAAAATCTCTTTGTACTATCTTATTATCATTCACTATTTTATTAACTGATTCCAACTTATAAACAAGTTTATTAACTAAACTAGTAACTGTGTTAAACGTAATATTAACACTACCCACGTATTGCAAGTTATTATCTTCGTTATAGAAATGATTAGATATATTTTCAGCATCATGCTTTACTTCATTTAGATTTTCAAGTAAGCCATTACATATATCTACAATCTCATCAATTGATGAAAACAGCTCTTCAAATGACATATGAGCAAGTTGTTTAATAAGCTCCATTCCCGTGTTTATAAACTTGATTAAGTCTAGTTTTTTCGGATTATATTTATCTGTTGTATCCATTGTCTGATATTGAGTATATTTCTCCTTTATAATTTCTAGTGATTTGATAATGTTTTCTATATTCTGTTTTACTATATCTTCCTTTTGAATCGATACCATCATATCTTGAAATGGGTTCACAACTTCATTTACATTTTTTATAACACTATTTAATATCTCATTAATAATTTGAATTGAATCAATCATAGATTTAAAAGTAGCATCTATTTCACTAGTATGTAGCTCTGTTGCTTGTTCTTGAATCGATATAATTTCACGTATATTTTTTTTCAAACTTGCATGCCACTTAGATAATGATTTTAATAGTTTTGAAATATTGTCTAAATTATTTTCAAGTACTTTTGACATCTTTTGTATCTCTGTGGAAATCACACCGAAGCCTTGACCATTATCACTATTTGAAGCAAATATAACAGCATTAATAGCCATCAAATTGACTCCATTTAAAATCTTCTCTGTCTCTTTAACTATTATTAAAAGCTTATTAAAGGATACTTCTTGGGAGCTTTCGTCGATAAACGAGTTTAACATGTCTTTAATCTCTTGCTGATTTAGCATTAGCTCGTTTATAATAACAAAATCACTTTTGATTTCCTTTAAAGCTTTATATATTAACTGGGGGTGGTTACTATCCTCTTCATTTTTAGCATGAATCAGGTAATCCAATAAAACCTTTGTTTCCTCTTCTGCAAGATGTAAATTCCTCTCAATTTCTGGTATTGATTTATATACTACACTATAATAATCATTTACATCATCAAGTAATACCTTTAGCCTTTCTATCACATTTTCTATGTCTATGTAAAACTCATTAAATAGCCGTTCCTCTTTTAGCATTTTAAACACTCCCTATTTCAAATGATAAATACAGCTATTCTTCTATGTTTATTACCTTATCTAGATGTATCATTTTAAACATCTTTTTTATATAATCATTGTTAATCTTCGTTATCTTTAACTCTCCATCTCGTTCCTTCAACTTTTTTTGAAATAATAAAAGTTTTCCTAGACCTGAACTATCGATACTTTCCACTTCAGAAAAATCAATAATCACATATTTATATCCTTCATCGTATATCTGTAACATCTTTTTCTTTAGTTCTTGAGAGTTCCTTATATCTATTCTTCCTTCTGGTTTTATGATTGCATTGTTTTTAAGTCTCTCTACTCTCATCATATCCCCCTCTTTCTACTAATTTTCTATCTTGTTGTACTTGTCTATTTTATCTAGTTCTTCAAAGGATAGAACCCTATTAGCATTTAGTAAAAGTACTATTTGAGCATTTGATTTTGCAATCCCTTCTATATGCTCTGTCTTTATATCCTCTTCAAAATCTTTGTCAATTAATTGAATTTCCTCTTCTCTAAAGCTCATAATGTCAGAAACCCTATCCACAATCATACCCATAGTCTTATTTTTTACTTCAAATACTATAACTACAGTAAATTTGTCATATTCCTGTTCTGGTAAGCTAAACTTCTTATGCATATCAATAATCGGTATAACTTGTCCACGAAAATTAGTTAGTCCTTTAATCATCGGATTAGCATTATACACCTTTGTAGGTTCTTGGTAACGAACTATTTCCTGTACCAGCATAATGTCTATACCATATGTTTCACTACCAATCTGGAATGTAACGTATTGATTTTCTGCAGATATGCTATTTAATTGCTGATTAAGTATGTTTAATGCATTATCATTTTTTACTTTTCTTATATCCTCTGTCATAAAAATCTACTCCTTTCTTAAAACTTTTCAAAATCATCAGGGTCAAATTCAAAGTCATCATCCTCTTGTGAAGCTGCAGCTTGTTGTTTAGTGTTTTTTACTATAGTTTTACTAATTTTATTTGTATTAGGTCTTCTGGATATGTTTTTGTGCTGTGTAGATAATTTAAACTGGTCCACAAGGTCTCTTAGTTCGATTGCTTCACTACTCATATTTTCACTGGAGCTAGCTATTTCTTCTACAAGGGATGCATTTTGTTGAGTTACCTGATTAAGCTGTTCAATAGTATTATCTATTTCAGTAGTAGCAGAGCTTTGTTCCCGTAAAGCTGCCGCTATTTCTCCTACCACATCAGAAGTCTTACGGGTATTTTCTACTATTCCATCTAATACTTTTCTAGTTTCCTCCATAAGTTCATTGCCATTCTCAATTCTCTTAATACTCTTTTTAATTAATTTCTCTATTTCTTTAGCTGATTCTGCAGCACGTCCTGCTAAATTCCTAACTTCAGCTGCAACTACCGCAAAACCCCTTCCCGATTCTCCAGCTCTAGCTGCTTCTACTGCTGCATTTAATGCTAGTAAATTTGTTTGGAAAGCTATATCATTTACTTTACCAATGATTTCAGCAATTTCATTACTACTTGCAGTAATTTCTTCCATAGCTCCCTGTAAATCCTTTACTACTTCTTCTCCTTCATTTACACTACTTAAAGTCTTATCAGATAAATTAACTGCTTCTATAGCATTAGCGGAAGAAGCGTCAATAGATGATGTTATTTCTTCTATAGTTGATGAAAACTCTTCTAAGGATGATGCTTGCTCTTGGGTTCTCTGTGAAAGATCCTGATTACCTGTAGCTATTTCTTCTGCTGCTGTTGTTACAGTGTCTGATGATTGACTTATCTTAGTTAATGTATTATTTAAGCTATTAATCATTTTGTCAAAGGATTTTGACAGTTTACCTAATTCATCTCCTCTTGATTTAAACTTTTCATTAATTTCTTCATTTAAATCACCATCAGCTATAAAGGCAGCAGTATCCACAGCAGCTAAAATAGGTTTTGTTATAATCCTAGAAAGAACAAAGGAGAGAATTATGCTAATAACTACAGCTATAATAGCAGCAATTAAAATTGTGGTAAGGGATGTTGCATGGGCTGAATTCATATCATTAAGTTGTTTTTGTTCCATATTGTTTGTAAGCTCTAAAAAGCTTCTAGCAGTTTGAATAAGTATTGCTTTTTCTTCATCTTTAGTTTCTTCAGCACTAACAATATCATTAAAACTAACTTTGGTTGCTTGAATCATATTTAGTACTTGTTGAGCCCTGTCAATATCCTGTTGTTCCCTAAAATGTGTCTTTAATTCTTCTAATGTATTTTCTGCCGTTTTAAATGCGGTGAAAGTATCGTTAGCGTATTTACTCTGTTCTTCATCAATTGAAAGATTTATAATAAAGTTACGCTCATTTTCTCCAATTCTATTTATATCATCTAGTAATTTACTAGCTATCCCATAGCTATTTAACTTTCCCTGAATCAAATCAATCATTTGCTT is a window from the Caldisalinibacter kiritimatiensis genome containing:
- a CDS encoding chemotaxis protein CheW, with amino-acid sequence MTEDIRKVKNDNALNILNQQLNSISAENQYVTFQIGSETYGIDIMLVQEIVRYQEPTKVYNANPMIKGLTNFRGQVIPIIDMHKKFSLPEQEYDKFTVVIVFEVKNKTMGMIVDRVSDIMSFREEEIQLIDKDFEEDIKTEHIEGIAKSNAQIVLLLNANRVLSFEELDKIDKYNKIEN
- a CDS encoding methyl-accepting chemotaxis protein, whose protein sequence is MLKEERLFNEFYIDIENVIERLKVLLDDVNDYYSVVYKSIPEIERNLHLAEEETKVLLDYLIHAKNEEDSNHPQLIYKALKEIKSDFVIINELMLNQQEIKDMLNSFIDESSQEVSFNKLLIIVKETEKILNGVNLMAINAVIFASNSDNGQGFGVISTEIQKMSKVLENNLDNISKLLKSLSKWHASLKKNIREIISIQEQATELHTSEIDATFKSMIDSIQIINEILNSVIKNVNEVVNPFQDMMVSIQKEDIVKQNIENIIKSLEIIKEKYTQYQTMDTTDKYNPKKLDLIKFINTGMELIKQLAHMSFEELFSSIDEIVDICNGLLENLNEVKHDAENISNHFYNEDNNLQYVGSVNITFNTVTSLVNKLVYKLESVNKIVNDNKIVQRDFSNYINHLSDEIVQIKNSIKRLRKIELLARIELARMGEGNSNDDGFTNQLEKIMDRIVNITTENTEVFLRLKTLLEGELNRFEEVMLDNQNRVDLVIDKVESSMERIDMTNKIINEAILALYKDIEYLEENLIKVSFKLRETERIRKIGSELTKTIDISCQRLNDEWENILANSDIDSWDLKSSSLKEIVNQFTTYLEREIANNFLEQDGSSMDSNAGELTLF
- a CDS encoding methyl-accepting chemotaxis protein, with the translated sequence MFKLFNNIKLGFKISGGFAILIIIIIFMSYMGYSGLDNVKINVDQATDASDYAKLALELRRSEKNFMLTQEQQYIDAIDQNIEQMLKNLDVTKSKLSQAEDKQKIDELKKLAEDYKQAANNYAKTTNEQNQLRQTFIENEATMINAIKELQKSQKTELDNLLLQIQDGQVDKQMIDLIQGKLNSYGIASKLLDDINRIGENERNFIINLSIDEEQSKYANDTFTAFKTAENTLEELKTHFREQQDIDRAQQVLNMIQATKVSFNDIVSAEETKDEEKAILIQTARSFLELTNNMEQKQLNDMNSAHATSLTTILIAAIIAVVISIILSFVLSRIITKPILAAVDTAAFIADGDLNEEINEKFKSRGDELGKLSKSFDKMINSLNNTLTKISQSSDTVTTAAEEIATGNQDLSQRTQEQASSLEEFSSTIEEITSSIDASSANAIEAVNLSDKTLSSVNEGEEVVKDLQGAMEEITASSNEIAEIIGKVNDIAFQTNLLALNAAVEAARAGESGRGFAVVAAEVRNLAGRAAESAKEIEKLIKKSIKRIENGNELMEETRKVLDGIVENTRKTSDVVGEIAAALREQSSATTEIDNTIEQLNQVTQQNASLVEEIASSSENMSSEAIELRDLVDQFKLSTQHKNISRRPNTNKISKTIVKNTKQQAAASQEDDDFEFDPDDFEKF
- a CDS encoding STAS domain-containing protein, yielding MRVERLKNNAIIKPEGRIDIRNSQELKKKMLQIYDEGYKYVIIDFSEVESIDSSGLGKLLLFQKKLKERDGELKITKINNDYIKKMFKMIHLDKVINIEE